The Fusobacteriaceae bacterium sequence GGATTCCTACGATACCGAGGGAAAAATCCTCAAAGAATGCGAGGGATTCAGCGTCAACGCCGAGGATATCCGGTCGGCGCTCGTATCCTTTACCGGCAAGATAACGCAGAAGCCGCCTATGTTTTCCGCGGTCAAACAGGACGGGAAAAAGCTCTACGTACTCGCCCGTCACGGCGTCGAGGTGGAGCGGGAAGCCCGGGAAATCGAGATCAGCCGGCTGGAACTGCTCGATTTTGACGGCCGGGAGGGGACGCTTCGGGCCGTGGTCTCCAAAGGGACCTATATCCGAAGTCTCATCCACGATTTAGGGGAAAAACTGGGCCCCGGGGCCGTCATGCGCGCCCTCGTCCGGACCCGCTGCGGCGACATTTCCCTGGACCGGGCCCGTACGCTGGAGGAAATCAGCGCCATGGCCGGGGCTGGCGATCATTCCTTCCTGATCCCGACCGAAGACTTTTTCCCTTATCCGAGGCTCGTCCTCAGCGGGGAAAAGAACCATATTCTGTTCCGGAACGGCAATACGGTCGTGACTGAAGCGCCCGACGGACTTTACCGAATTTATTATGAAAATCAGTTTGCCGGCTTCGGCAAAATGCTGGGCAACCGGCTCAAAGGCTATCAATATTTTTAGGAGAGAAAAAATGAAGATTAAAAACATCGCCATTATCGCCCACGTGGACCATGGCAAGACAACCCTCGTCGACTGTCTCTTGAAGCAGGGCGGCGCCTTCGGGACCCATGAACTGGAGAAAGTGGTCGATTGCGTCATGGATTCCAACGACATCGAAAGGGAGCGGGGCATCACCATATTTTCCAAGAACGCCTCGGTCAAATACAAGGACTACAAGATCAACATCGTGGATACGCCGGGCCACGCGGACTTCGGCGGAGAGGTGCAGCGGATCATGAAAATGGTGGATTCGGTGCTCCTTCTTGTAGACGCCTTTGAGGGCCCCATGCCCCAGACGAAATACGTGCTGAAAAAGGCTCTGGAACAGGGCCACCGGCCCATCGTCGTCATCAACAAAGTCGACAAGCCCAATTCCCGGCCCGACGACGTCCTCTATATGGTCTACGAACTCTTTATCGAGCTCAACGCCAACGAGGCCCAGCTGGATTTTCCGGTCCTCTACGCCTCGGGCAAGCAGGGCTGGGCCAAAAACGCCCTCGATGACGAGAATACGGGCGTCATTCCCCTCTTTGAGTGCATTCTCAAACACGTGGACGACCCTGAAGGCGACGTCGAAAAGCCGCTGCAATTCCTCATAACCAATCTCGCCTACGACAATTACGTCGGTCAGCTGGCCGTGGGCCGGATCCACAACGGCGTCATCAAGCGAAACGAAGAAATCGCGTTGATCAAGCGGGACGGGACCGTAAAACGCGCAAAAGTTTCCGTGCTCTACGCCTACGAGGGACTCAAAAAAACAGAAGTGGAGAGCGCCGGCGCAGGAGATATCGTCTGTGTGGCCGGCATCGACGACATCGATATCGGAGAGACGCTGGCCGACGTCGACCATCCCGAGGCCCTGCCGCTGATCGACATCGACGAGCCCACGCTGGCCATGACCTTTCTGGTCAACGATTCCCCCTTTGCGGGCAGGGAAGGAAAATTCGTCACTTCGCGCCACATCTGGGACAGGCTGCAAAAGGAACTGCAAAATAATGTCAGTATGCGGGTCGAGCCCACCGACACCACAGACGCCTTTGTGGTCAAGGGCCGGGGGGAGTTGCAGCTTTCGATTCTCCTCGAAAATATGCGGCGGGAAGGATATGAGGTGCAGGTTTCCAAGCCCACGGTGCTGTACAAGGAAAAAAACGGAGAGCGGTATGAACCCGTGGAACTGGCCCTCATTGACGTAGATAACGGCTATACGGGCGTTGTCATCGAAAAACTGGGCGCCCGGAAAGGGGAATTGCTCTCCATGGTCCCGGGGACCGACGGCTACACCCGCCTCGAGTTCAAAGTCCCTTCCCGGGGACTGATCGGATACCGGAACGAATTCCTCACGGATACGAAAGGAACCGGCATCCTCAACCAGTCTTTCTATGACTACGAACCCTACAAGGGGGAGATTCCTTCCCGCAACCGGGGCGTCTTGATCGCCCTCGAAGCGGGAACGACGGTTCCTTACGCGCTGAACAACCTGCAGGAGCGGGGAACGCTGTTTCTCGATCCCGGCGTACCGGTGTACGCGGGCATGATCGTCGGGGAACACAGCCGGGAAAACGACCTTGTCGTCAATGTGTGCAAGACGAAAAAGCTCACCAATATCCGGGCCGCAGGCAGTGATGACGCCGTGCGGCTGTCGACGCCGCGAAAATTTTCCCTCGAGCAGGCCCTGGACTATATCGCCGAAGACGAGCTCGTCGAGGTGACGCCCGGAAATATCCGCTTCCGAAAGCGCATCCTCGATGACACGGCAAGAAAAAGGGCTAATGCCGCCGCTTTTAAAGAATAAGCCTCGGAATAACCCTCGAATCAAACGTTAAAATCAGGATAGAAGGAGGTATTGCATGAAAGTGATTCTTTTGAACGGAAGTCCCAACGAGCACGGTTGTACGGACCGGGCCTTGCGGGAAGTGGTGAAGACCCTCGGGAAGCACGGGGTCGAAAGCGAACTGATCTGGATCGGGAAAGCGCCCGTACCCGGTTGTATCGCCTGCTTTGCCTGCCAGAAGACGAAAAAGTGCATCGTCAACGACGAGGTCAACGAGGTGGCGGAAAAACTGGTCGCCGCCGACGCGCTGGTAATCGGGGCGCCTGTCTATTACGCCAGCGCCGCCGGGCAGATTATCTGCTTTCTCGACAGACTCTTCTTTTCGGCGGGAACGAAATTCGCCGGAAAACTGGGCGCGTCCATTGCCAGTTGCCGCAGGGCCGGAGCCACATGCACCTTTGACGAGCTGAACAAATATTTCACGATCAAGAATATGCCGATCGTGGCCTCCCAGTACTGGAACCAGGTCCACGGATACACGGCGGCCGATGTGGAACAGGACGAAGAGGGCCTGCAGACCATGAGAACCCTCGGCGAAAATATGGCCTGGCTGCTGAAATCCATCGACGCGGGAAGAAAAGCGGGCGTCCCCGCGCCGCAGTATGAAAAAGTCATCGCGACGAATTTTATCCGCTAGGAAAACACGGCAAAAAGACGGGCAAAAAAAGACTTTGCATTCTCCGTGAAACCTGATATAATAAGATACATACGCTGTGAAGATCACTGAATTTTGGAGGACGCCATGTCTAAGAAATTTTATTGCCTGATTTTTTCTTTTTTTGCGTTGTTGGGCAATATGGCGGGCGCGGCCGCGACGCTCTCCGAGGAGGATCGGGAAATCGCCGAGCTCAAATCCCAGATCCGGATCCTTGAGACAAAGCTGAAGGTCCTCGAAGACGCGAAAAAGCAAAAAAAAGGACGCGCCGAAAAGCCGACCGGGCAGGCGGCGGGGAAAACCGTCCCCGGCGGGAAAAGAGCGCCCAAGGTCGGGCTGGCCCTCTCGGGAGGCGGCGCCAAGGGACTTGTCCACATCGGCGTCCTGAAGGAACTTGAGCGAAACAATATTAAAATAGACTACATTACGGGAACGAGCATAGGCGCCATTATCGGGGCCCTTTACGCGGTGGGCTGGACGCCCGACGAGATCGGGGAATATCTCAAGGACACCGATTGGAGCAATCTTGCCTCCATCACCGTCAGCAGCGACAACATCCCGTTGGAGCGAAAATTCAACAAATTTGATTACATGCTGACGCTGCGCTACGACAAAAGATTCAAATTTTCCATGCCCAAGGCCTTCGTGGACAACGAATACGTGTATTTTCGACTGAAAAACGCCTTCGCGAAAGTCAAGAACCGGGGCAATTTCCAGAACGCGAAAATCCCGCTGGGCGTCGTGGCCACGGACCTCAACACGGGAAAACCGGTCCTCCTCCGGACAGGCGACATGGCCAAGGCCGTCGCCGCCAGCTCCGCCGTCCCCACGATCTTTGAGCCCGTGGAAATCGACGGAAAACTCTACGTGGACGGCATGATGTCCCAGAACATCCCCGTGCAGGCCGCCTATGACATGGGCGCGGACGTCGTCATCGCCTCCAATGTGGGCAATGTCTTGAAAGACAACGAAGACTACAACATCGTCGGCATCATCAATCAACTGATGGCCATTCCCGCGGCCGAATCCATGGAAGCGCAGAAAAAACTGGCCACGGTCTTGATTTCTCCCGACATGAGCGCCTACTCCGCCACCGACGCCAATAAAAACCAGACGTTTATCGAGATCGGCGAGCGGGCCGCCCGGGAAAAACTCGATGTGATCGCCCGCTTCCGGCGGCGCGGGGATGACGCGCCGGGGGTCATTCCCGAAAAGGAAACGATCTACATTGAAAACATCATGGTCAGCGGTCCCGTTCCGCCCAAGAAGCTGGCGATCCTGAGGGCGCTCCTGGATCCATTGCGCGGAAAGACCCTATCGGGGGCCGAGCTCCGGCAGCGGATCATGCAGATCTATGGGCAGGACTTTGTGGACGAGCTCTATTACCGGATCGAGCGGGATATCCTCTATGTGGACGTCTCCGTCAATCCCTCCAATCTCCTGGGCCTCGGCGTCAACTACCGCAGCGGCTACGGGACGACCCTTTCCGTAGGGACGGAATTTTCCAATATCGGAAAATTGGGGAATTCTACCTTTGTCAATTTGCAACTTGGCGACTATCTGGGCTTTGACGTCAAGAACTTTTTCTATTACGGCTCTTCAAACAAATTCGGCGTCTTCGCGGACCTGAGCTTCAAGGAAACGCCCTTTTATCTGTTCAACGGCGGCAAAAAAATCGCCGAATTCATCAACAATACGCTGAAACTGGAATTAGGCGTCGCGGCCAGAATCCGCAACAAGTTTTTCGTGACCTACGGCATCGACAGCCGCTACACAAAACTCGAACAGAAGATCGACACGAACCTCGCCGCCGTTCGTTCGGCGGAGTACGGCAAGAACATCAACAGCACATTTTTGCGCTTGACTTATGACAACCTCAATTCCCTCAAACATCCCACCTCGGGCTACAAAATCGATTTTTACCACCAATGGGGCGGCAGCTTTGGAAAAGGCGGCGCAAATTACTACAGCGCCCTCTACCAGATCGAGGCCTACCGGCCGCTGACGGAAAAATTCACGCTGAAGCTGGGGCTGGCGGGAGGGCTCGTCTCGGGCCGGAACGTCTACCGGGACCAGTATTTCAAGGTCGGCGGCATTGAGGACAATATCGAAAACGGCGAATTTTCCTTTATGGGCTACCGGGCCCAGCAACTGCTCGTCAAGCAGTTCCTGACGGGCCGGATCGGCGTCGAGCGGGAATTCTACAAGAACCTCTACCTCGGTCTCGATTTCAGCTTCGGCGCCTTTGAGGAATACAACAGCACCCAGGGCCGCTTCAGCAAAAGCGACATGTGGAAGGATCCCGTGCAGGGCGTGGGGCTCACGGCCCTTTACGAATCGCTCCTGGGTCCGGTCAAACTCTCGGTCTCCACGGACAAAAATTTCAAGCGTTTCGTGACCGAGGTCAGCGTAGGATACAGATTCTGATTATCCCATATATTAAAGGAGGCCTGGCTTCATGAAAGAAAAAGCGCTGTCCACCCGGACGATCCATTCGGGCGGGGAGGACCTGGCGAAAAAAATCGCGAAATCCGTTTCCGTGCCCAAAGTATTACCGATTTACATGAGTTCCGTATTTTCCTTTGACGACGTCCCCTCGCTGGAGAAACTCTATGAGGGGGAGGCCTCGGGCTATGTCTACTCGCGAATGGAGAATCCTTCGACCGAAGCGGTCTGCGAAATTCTCGCGGCGGCGGAATCAACAGCCGGCGCAATCGCCTTTTCCTCGGGCATGGCGGCCATCACGACGGCCATCCTGGCCTACGTGGGAGCGGGAGATCACATCGTCTCCTCCCCGGTCCTCTACGGCGGCGTCTACGACTTCCTGCTCAATGAAATCAAGCGCTTCGGCGTTGAAGTCAGCTTCGTGGATTTTGACCACGGGGATCTCGAAAAGGCCATCCGGCCCAACACCAAGCTGATCTATACGGAAACCATCTCCAATCCGCTGATGGAAGTGGCGGATATTCCTAGGATAGCGGAGATCGCTCACAGGCACAACTGCAAATTTGTCATCGACAACACCTTCGCGACCCCTGCCGTGGCCCGACCGCTCGATTTCGGCGCAGACGTCAGCGTCTATTCGACGACGAAATTCCTCGGCGGACACAGCGACATCATCGGCGGGGCCCTTTGCGCAAACAACGAAGAAATCGCGCGAATCAAGCGCCTTTCGGTCCTCTACGGCAACATCATGAG is a genomic window containing:
- the truB gene encoding tRNA pseudouridine(55) synthase TruB, with product MDGIIIVRKPAGITSFDVIWKLRRILKEKKIGHTGTLDPLAEGVLVVCTGKATRLAKDIEARDKEYEAGFRLGVVTDSYDTEGKILKECEGFSVNAEDIRSALVSFTGKITQKPPMFSAVKQDGKKLYVLARHGVEVEREAREIEISRLELLDFDGREGTLRAVVSKGTYIRSLIHDLGEKLGPGAVMRALVRTRCGDISLDRARTLEEISAMAGAGDHSFLIPTEDFFPYPRLVLSGEKNHILFRNGNTVVTEAPDGLYRIYYENQFAGFGKMLGNRLKGYQYF
- the typA gene encoding translational GTPase TypA: MKIKNIAIIAHVDHGKTTLVDCLLKQGGAFGTHELEKVVDCVMDSNDIERERGITIFSKNASVKYKDYKINIVDTPGHADFGGEVQRIMKMVDSVLLLVDAFEGPMPQTKYVLKKALEQGHRPIVVINKVDKPNSRPDDVLYMVYELFIELNANEAQLDFPVLYASGKQGWAKNALDDENTGVIPLFECILKHVDDPEGDVEKPLQFLITNLAYDNYVGQLAVGRIHNGVIKRNEEIALIKRDGTVKRAKVSVLYAYEGLKKTEVESAGAGDIVCVAGIDDIDIGETLADVDHPEALPLIDIDEPTLAMTFLVNDSPFAGREGKFVTSRHIWDRLQKELQNNVSMRVEPTDTTDAFVVKGRGELQLSILLENMRREGYEVQVSKPTVLYKEKNGERYEPVELALIDVDNGYTGVVIEKLGARKGELLSMVPGTDGYTRLEFKVPSRGLIGYRNEFLTDTKGTGILNQSFYDYEPYKGEIPSRNRGVLIALEAGTTVPYALNNLQERGTLFLDPGVPVYAGMIVGEHSRENDLVVNVCKTKKLTNIRAAGSDDAVRLSTPRKFSLEQALDYIAEDELVEVTPGNIRFRKRILDDTARKRANAAAFKE
- a CDS encoding flavodoxin family protein; the encoded protein is MKVILLNGSPNEHGCTDRALREVVKTLGKHGVESELIWIGKAPVPGCIACFACQKTKKCIVNDEVNEVAEKLVAADALVIGAPVYYASAAGQIICFLDRLFFSAGTKFAGKLGASIASCRRAGATCTFDELNKYFTIKNMPIVASQYWNQVHGYTAADVEQDEEGLQTMRTLGENMAWLLKSIDAGRKAGVPAPQYEKVIATNFIR
- a CDS encoding patatin-like phospholipase family protein — encoded protein: MSKKFYCLIFSFFALLGNMAGAAATLSEEDREIAELKSQIRILETKLKVLEDAKKQKKGRAEKPTGQAAGKTVPGGKRAPKVGLALSGGGAKGLVHIGVLKELERNNIKIDYITGTSIGAIIGALYAVGWTPDEIGEYLKDTDWSNLASITVSSDNIPLERKFNKFDYMLTLRYDKRFKFSMPKAFVDNEYVYFRLKNAFAKVKNRGNFQNAKIPLGVVATDLNTGKPVLLRTGDMAKAVAASSAVPTIFEPVEIDGKLYVDGMMSQNIPVQAAYDMGADVVIASNVGNVLKDNEDYNIVGIINQLMAIPAAESMEAQKKLATVLISPDMSAYSATDANKNQTFIEIGERAAREKLDVIARFRRRGDDAPGVIPEKETIYIENIMVSGPVPPKKLAILRALLDPLRGKTLSGAELRQRIMQIYGQDFVDELYYRIERDILYVDVSVNPSNLLGLGVNYRSGYGTTLSVGTEFSNIGKLGNSTFVNLQLGDYLGFDVKNFFYYGSSNKFGVFADLSFKETPFYLFNGGKKIAEFINNTLKLELGVAARIRNKFFVTYGIDSRYTKLEQKIDTNLAAVRSAEYGKNINSTFLRLTYDNLNSLKHPTSGYKIDFYHQWGGSFGKGGANYYSALYQIEAYRPLTEKFTLKLGLAGGLVSGRNVYRDQYFKVGGIEDNIENGEFSFMGYRAQQLLVKQFLTGRIGVEREFYKNLYLGLDFSFGAFEEYNSTQGRFSKSDMWKDPVQGVGLTALYESLLGPVKLSVSTDKNFKRFVTEVSVGYRF
- a CDS encoding aminotransferase class I/II-fold pyridoxal phosphate-dependent enzyme, with the protein product MKEKALSTRTIHSGGEDLAKKIAKSVSVPKVLPIYMSSVFSFDDVPSLEKLYEGEASGYVYSRMENPSTEAVCEILAAAESTAGAIAFSSGMAAITTAILAYVGAGDHIVSSPVLYGGVYDFLLNEIKRFGVEVSFVDFDHGDLEKAIRPNTKLIYTETISNPLMEVADIPRIAEIAHRHNCKFVIDNTFATPAVARPLDFGADVSVYSTTKFLGGHSDIIGGALCANNEEIARIKRLSVLYGNIMSPFDAWLLARSLRTLDLRVAKHSENARQVAEFFAGHPKIEKVYYPGLKCSPYYERGQKLLIDGRCGGMLSADIAGGEAGAAAFIKACESIKFVPSLAGVSTTISYPAKTSHRAYSPEELKKAGISTGQLRFSIGLEEIGDILAEFDAALAKC